The following are from one region of the Nicotiana tabacum cultivar K326 chromosome 3, ASM71507v2, whole genome shotgun sequence genome:
- the LOC107770993 gene encoding protein CONSERVED IN THE GREEN LINEAGE AND DIATOMS 27, chloroplastic isoform X1 — translation MLRLNLYCSIVPSPKQVNNNIGRSCGSWIILPDKPTILCRRNISARALKDEMNGNGSGLPGKSWDPGLEIEVPFEQRPVNEYSSLKDEGLYSWAELGPGSFFIRLGGLWLVTFTVLGAPIAAASFNPSKDPLRFLLAASTGTLFLVALTVLRIYLGWSYVGDRLLSAVIPYEETGWYDGQMWVKPPEILARDRLLGSYKVKPVIKMLKQTLVGTGALLVAAVSLFIFATPVQDFIQGTFPTKENSLSSTSQNSTKLGIRKEELLRLPMEVKEDDDLAKAAAEAADGRPVYCRDRYYRALAGGQYCKWEDLLK, via the exons ATGCTCAGGCTAAATTTATATTGTTCCATAGTTCCTAGTCCAAAACAAGTCAACAATAATATTGGCAGAAGCTGCGGTTCATGGATCATTTTGCCTGATAAACCAACGATTCTATGTAGGAGGAATATTAGTGCGAGAGCCCTGAAAGATGAGATGAACGGTAATGGCAGTGGATTACCTGGTAAAAGTTGGGACCCTGGCTTGGAAATTGAGGTGCCATTTGAACAAAGGCCG GTGAATGAATACTCATCTCTGAAAGATGAAGGTTTATATTCATGGGCAGAATTGGGACCAGGGTCTTTCTTCATACGTCTTGGGGGACTTTGGTTAGTCACTTTCACAGTTTTGGGAGCACCTATTGCAGCTGCAAGCTTCAATCCTTCAAAG GATCCTTTAAGATTTCTCCTGGCTGCAAGTACAGGGACTCTTTTTCTTGTTGCACTTACTGTCCTGAGAATTTATCTG GGATGGAGCTATGTTGGAGATAGGCTTTTATCTGCAGTTATTCCTTATGAAGAGACCGGATGGTACGATGGGCAGATGTGGGTAAAGCCACCTGAG ATCCTAGCTCGTGATAGGCTGCTCGGctcatataag GTGAAACCAGTCATTAAAATGCTGAAGCAAACGCTGGTAGGAACAGGGGCTTTACTAGTTGCAGCAGTCTCATTATTCATTTTCGCAACACCAGTACAAGATTTCATCCAGGGAACTTTCCCAACAAAAGAGAACTCATTGAGCTCCACTTCACAAAACAGCACAAAACTGGGCATCAG GAAAGAAGAGCTGTTAAGATTGCCAATGGAAGTCAAGGAGGACGATGATCTGGCGAAAGCTGCCGCTGAAGCAGCTGATGGAAGGCCAGTCTACTGCAGAGATAGGTATTATCGTGCATTGGCAGGTGGACAATACTGCAAATGGGAAGACCTACTTAAATAA
- the LOC107770993 gene encoding protein CONSERVED IN THE GREEN LINEAGE AND DIATOMS 27, chloroplastic isoform X2, which yields MLRLNLYCSIVPSPKQVNNNIGRSCGSWIILPDKPTILCRRNISARALKDEMNGNGSGLPGKSWDPGLEIEVPFEQRPVNEYSSLKDEGLYSWAELGPGSFFIRLGGLWLVTFTVLGAPIAAASFNPSKDPLRFLLAASTGTLFLVALTVLRIYLGWSYVGDRLLSAVIPYEETGWYDGQMWVKPPEILARDRLLGSYKVKPVIKMLKQTLVGTGALLVAAVSLFIFATPVQDFIQGTFPTKENSLSSTSQNSTKLGIRAVKIANGSQGGR from the exons ATGCTCAGGCTAAATTTATATTGTTCCATAGTTCCTAGTCCAAAACAAGTCAACAATAATATTGGCAGAAGCTGCGGTTCATGGATCATTTTGCCTGATAAACCAACGATTCTATGTAGGAGGAATATTAGTGCGAGAGCCCTGAAAGATGAGATGAACGGTAATGGCAGTGGATTACCTGGTAAAAGTTGGGACCCTGGCTTGGAAATTGAGGTGCCATTTGAACAAAGGCCG GTGAATGAATACTCATCTCTGAAAGATGAAGGTTTATATTCATGGGCAGAATTGGGACCAGGGTCTTTCTTCATACGTCTTGGGGGACTTTGGTTAGTCACTTTCACAGTTTTGGGAGCACCTATTGCAGCTGCAAGCTTCAATCCTTCAAAG GATCCTTTAAGATTTCTCCTGGCTGCAAGTACAGGGACTCTTTTTCTTGTTGCACTTACTGTCCTGAGAATTTATCTG GGATGGAGCTATGTTGGAGATAGGCTTTTATCTGCAGTTATTCCTTATGAAGAGACCGGATGGTACGATGGGCAGATGTGGGTAAAGCCACCTGAG ATCCTAGCTCGTGATAGGCTGCTCGGctcatataag GTGAAACCAGTCATTAAAATGCTGAAGCAAACGCTGGTAGGAACAGGGGCTTTACTAGTTGCAGCAGTCTCATTATTCATTTTCGCAACACCAGTACAAGATTTCATCCAGGGAACTTTCCCAACAAAAGAGAACTCATTGAGCTCCACTTCACAAAACAGCACAAAACTGGGCATCAG AGCTGTTAAGATTGCCAATGGAAGTCAAGGAGGACGATGA